A window of the Candida orthopsilosis Co 90-125, chromosome 1 draft sequence genome harbors these coding sequences:
- a CDS encoding Sct2 glycerol-3-phosphate acyltransferase, whose translation MGEENQVNSLPHKAKSRPALYYIILIIKLLSYDLVLWFFNLVIHTFFRDVQSRGSFNIPRRGPVIFVIAPHHNQFVDGLVVMAKVKEHSGRRIAFLIAQKSYDRRIIGEAAKLCSAIPVERAQDLLKKGTGKIYVDKEDDRVIRGSGTKFTSECQVKGLIGLPNSLGNGSIQEIFDDEKLILKKPFTSPRKEIQQRIDEKLQEGTEFKIAPHIDNHIVFQNVFTHLNDGKVLGIFPEGGSHDRPDLLPLKPGVAIMALGAIAQQIEALKAGKSEHEEVVPVSIVPVGLNYFHPHKFRSRVVIEFGKPIIVDEQMAEQYEMNSREAVDKLLKTITLGLKEVTMTCNDYETLMVLQAARRLYTSGNRDSIPLPMVIEMNRRLIKGYEKYKDQPDVKELKEAVLDYNKKLRALNLHDHQVESLDRSNRVANFWRFTTRFFKFSLFMGLSLPGIFLFSPVFIISRRISRKKAKEALAASVVKIKAKDVLSTWKILVAMVLAPMLYIFWSVIGTILIVKSKILGDYQPSIWFIFIYFYGWAVLTTYASLRMGEIGIDYYKSLAPLFLSVLSINEDRFQIEKLKQTRGELRERVNIFCNKFGPGMFDDFEQFYRQYNGTTEDEEFDIITLQKQQAENQFNKLQRQTSASSLDFNLSNLSDIPIFAAADLEQANDVNLTKESEEIEKERSREDSETNDEKVEELNNEAESTDGPKMRIRKAMKEKYSNLD comes from the coding sequence ATGGGTGAAGAAAATCAAGTCAATTCCTTACCCCACAAAGCTAAATCCCGGCCCGCTTTATATTATATCATCCTAATTATCAAGCTATTATCTTACGATCTCGTCTTATGGTTTTTCAACTTGGTCATCCATACCTTTTTCCGTGATGTTCAATCACGAGGAAGTTTCAATATCCCGCGAAGAGGTCCTGTGATTTTTGTGATTGCCCCTCACCATAATCAGTTTGTTGACGGGTTGGTAGTCATGGCTAAGGTAAAGGAACATCTGGGACGTCGTATTGCTTTTTTAATTGCGCAAAAGTCTTACGACAGGAGGATCATTGGCGAGGCTGCAAAATTGTGTAGTGCCATCCCAGTGGAAAGAGCgcaagatttgttgaagaaaggTACAGGTAAGATATATGTTGATAAGGAGGATGATCGTGTTATTCGAGGCTCTGGCACCAAGTTTACATCTGAGTGCCAAGTAAAGGGGTTAATTGGATTGCCCAACTCTTTAGGTAATGGATCAATACAGGAAATATTTGACGATGAAAAACTTATACTAAAGAAGCCATTCACTTCGCCCAGGAAAGAGATTCAGCAAAGGATTGACGAGAAGTTGCAAGAGGGCACTGAGTTCAAAATTGCTCCTCACATTGATAACCACATTGTTTTTCAGAATGTTTTTACTCATTTGAATGATGGGAAAGTATTGGGTATTTTCCCTGAAGGTGGATCTCATGACCGTCCTGATTTGTTACCATTGAAGCCAGGTGTAGCAATTATGGCATTGGGCGCTATTGCACAACAAATCGAGGCATTAAAAGCAGGTAAATCCGAACACGAAGAGGTTGTTCCGGTTAGCATAGTCCCAGTGGGGTTGAATTATTTTCATCCACACAAGTTTAGATCAAGAgttgttattgaatttggaaaaccAATCATTGTGGATGAACAGATGGCGGAGCAATACGAGATGAACTCTAGGGAAGCAGTGgacaagttgttgaaaacaattaCACTTGGTTTGAAAGAAGTGACTATGACTTGCAACGACTATGAGACGTTGATGGTGTTGCAGGCAGCACGAAGATTGTACACTTCTGGAAATAGAGATAGTATTCCTCTTCCCATGGTGATTGAAATGAATCGGAGATTGATCAAAGGATACGAGAAATACAAAGATCAACCTGACGTGAAAGAGTTGAAAGAGGCAGTATTGGATTataataaaaaattgagaGCATTAAACCTACATGACCACCAAGTGGAGTCATTAGATCGATCAAATAGAGTTGCAAATTTTTGGCGGTTCACTACCAGgtttttcaagttttccTTATTCATGGGGTTGAGTCTACCAGGTATTTTCTTATTCAGTCCTGTATTTATCATCTCTAGACgaatttcaagaaaaaaggCCAAAGAGGCGTTAGCTGCATCAGTGGTAAAGATAAAGGCTAAAGACGTTTTGAGCACATGGAAGATACTTGTGGCAATGGTTTTAGCGCCAATGTTGTACATCTTTTGGTCGGTCATTGGCACTATTTTGATTGTCAAGTCTAAAATTTTGGGAGACTACCAGCCATCAATTTGGTTTATATTTATCTACTTTTATGGATGGGCTGTGTTGACAACTTATGCATCATTGAGAATGGGCGAAATCGGAATTGATTATTACAAATCTCTTGCACCATTGTTCCTTTCAGTGTTGAGTATCAATGAGGAtagatttcaaattgagaaattgaaacaaacaagGGGGGAGCTACGTGAAAGAGTGAATATATTTTGTAACAAATTTGGTCCAGGaatgtttgatgattttgaacaattttacAGACAATACAATGGTACCACAGAGgatgaagagtttgatATCATTACActtcaaaaacaacaagcagaaaaccaattcaacaagCTACAAAGACAGACAAgtgcttcttctttggatttcaatttgctGAATTTGTCAGatattccaatttttgctGCAGCAGACTTGGAACAGGCCAATGATGTGAATCTCACTAAGGAGTcagaagaaattgagaaGGAAAGACTGAGAGAAGATAGTGAAACAAATGACGAAAAAGTTGAGGAATTAAATAATGAAGCAGAGTCTACTGATGGTCCAAAGATGAGAATAAGAAAAGCAATGAAGGAGAAGTACTCGAATTTAGATTAG
- a CDS encoding Snu23 protein (S. cerevisiae homolog SNU23 has role in nuclear mRNA splicing, via spliceosome and localizes to U4/U6 x U5 tri-snRNP complex), producing MSNSDKKSIDQYGRQTWNIDAYAEEARHRRRNIAQDTTPFHYIVDKNVDDSKTHIKQRNTLLEESLNAVQKFNLINPEKASTSTFGAKKRFGFVCPVCDLSFRDNLALIDHFNSPQHVSKVFQQNRSAEEPHTELLDGGIRRATLKEVVTVMESLVAKRLNEKSLQPEDGPSFAERVEMRKKFEEEKKRKRSEKRKLQQNRKKRKIEREPNDKTVDFDVNEVMGFTEFGSSKSK from the coding sequence ATGTCCAACCTGGATAAGAAATCTATAGACCAGTACGGTCGCCAAACCTGGAATATTGACGCGTATGCTGAAGAAGCTCGGCATAGAAGGAGAAATATTGCTCAAGACACAACTCCATTCCACTACATAGTCGACAAGAATGTAGATGACTCCAAAACACATATCAAACAGAGGAATACACTACTTGAAGAGTCACTCAATGCTGTTCAAAAGTTCAACCTCATCAACCCAGAAAAAGCATCTACATCGACTTTTGGAGCAAAGAAAAGGTTTGGTTTCGTATGCCCTGTGTGTGACTTATCATTTCGTGACAATTTGGCATTGATTGATCACTTTAATTCACCGCAACATGTTAGCAAAGTGTTTCAGCAGAACAGATCTGCTGAGGAGCCACATACAGAGTTATTGGATGGCGGGATTCGACGAGCGACTCTCAAGGAAGTAGTCACCGTGATGGAAAGTTTAGTTGCTAAACGTTTGAACGAGAAAAGCTTGCAACCAGAGGACGGGCCATCTTTTGCCGAAAGGGTTGAAATGAGGaaaaagtttgaagaagagaaaaagaggaaGCGATCGGAAAAGCGTAAGCTCCAGCAAAATCGAAAGAAGCGGAAAATAGAAAGAGAACCGAACGACAAGACTGTAGATTTTGATGTAAATGAAGTGATGGGGTTTACAGAATTCGGCTCATCCAAATCGAAATAG
- a CDS encoding Tpp1 protein (S. cerevisiae homolog TPP1 has polynucleotide 3'-phosphatase activity and has role in DNA repair) codes for MVKYDVISMISKPKRTPVESVDKLSTTKASSKVIADRVEMSLNSTKFERGWETIGTHLIRNISTPQVPGKRVKVAAFDLDGTLINTKSGAKFSRGPTDWKWWGNSSTRVPEALSKLYSDGYLIVIFTNQGAVVVNKNSKSFSNLKAKLNLIYEELNKHQIKSLYVYASPKRPSKDSVSSEEQHKSTRKPAIGMWQNLEQVLVEEGKTIVYEGSFYVGDAAGRNKDFSDSDLKFAENAKINFKTPEEFFID; via the coding sequence ATGGTGAAGTATGATGTCATATCTATGATAAGCAAACCTAAAAGGACTCCTGTTGAGTCAGTTGATAAACTTTCAACCACAAAAGCTTCCTCAAAAGTAATTGCAGACAGGGTTGAGATGAGTCTAAATTCCACAAAGTTTGAACGTGGTTGGGAAACGATTGGGACACACTTAATTCGAAATATTTCAACACCCCAAGTTCCAGGCAAAAGAGTGAAGGTTGCTGCATTCGACTTGGATGGGACATTGATCAATACCAAGTCCGGAGCAAAGTTTTCAAGAGGGCCAACGGATTGGAAATGGTGGGGTAATTCCTCAACAAGAGTTCCCGAAGCCTTGTCAAAACTTTACAGTGACGGATATCTCATTGTTATCTTTACAAACCAAGGGGCGGTTGTTGTTAACAAGAATAGCAAGTCGTTTTCTAATTTGAAAGCAAAATTGAATCTCATATATGAAGAATTAAACAaacatcaaatcaaatcgTTGTACGTCTACGCCTCGCCAAAAAGGCCACTGAAAGATTCTGTTTCAAGTGAAGAGCAACATAAGTCGACAAGGAAACCGGCCATCGGAATGTGGCAAAATTTGGAACAGGTCCTAGTCGAGGAAGGGAAGACAATTGTTTATGAGGGGAGTTTTTACGTTGGAGATGCAGCTGGTAGAAACAAAGACTTTCTGGAtagtgatttgaaatttgcgGAAAATGCAAAGATAAACTTCAAAACTCCGGAGGAATTTTTTATAGACTAA
- a CDS encoding membrane-localized protein: MFRLVRLGRTALTPRLNANLGPATRVPIQTCRRNYVIVHKDLSKTKKEPRIRYIAYLVAVSWVAIWFVSGQVDKKKPKQYMTEREFQEYEQSTGIKRRHKLIGSDLNSKYKFYVIPYIYSDKELENIKSSLKKADPSRKIVVLDPSKLVADEKADETKRYSALINDLDASHKPYPPGLITAILKNHIHFLMNTREGTFDTNYIIKNYPQTTSEAIKFENDVSDISKCLILHFDMLNELPKQKNDEEVRSIRNVEGYFDSVGKSKSLVSKFDEMDAKFEEIMLEDY, encoded by the coding sequence ATGTTCAGACTAGTACGATTGGGAAGAACTGCTCTTACCCCAAGATTGAATGCCAACTTGGGACCAGCTACAAGGGTACCAATTCAAACTTGCCGTAGAAATTATGTCATTGTCCACAAAGATTTATCCAAAACTAAAAAGGAACCAAGAATCAGATATATTGCGTACTTAGTGGCAGTATCGTGGGTCGCTATTTGGTTTGTTTCAGGTCAAGTGGACAAGAAGAAACCGAAGCAATACATGACAGAACGTGAATTTCAGGAATATGAACAAAGCACGGgaataaaaagaagacACAAGTTAATTGGATCCGATTTGAACTCAAAGTATAAATTCTATGTTATTCCTTATATTTATTCAGATAAAGAGTTGGAGAATATAAAATCCAGCTTGAAAAAGGCTGACCCATCAAGgaagattgttgttttagATCCTTCAAAGTTGGTTGCCGATGAAAAAGCCGACGAAACCAAGCGTTACTCTGCtttgattaatgatttAGATGCTTCTCATAAACCTTACCCTCCCGGGTTAATTACagcaattttgaaaaaccaCATTCACTTTTTGATGAACACCAGGGAAGGCACTTTCGACACGAactacatcatcaaaaattaTCCTCAAACCACAAGTGAAGCCattaaatttgaaaacgaTGTGTCTGATATTAGCAAGTGTTTGATATTGCACTTTGACATGTTGAACGAGctaccaaaacaaaagaatgaCGAGGAAGTGAGAAGTATCAGGAATGTTGAAGGGTATTTCGATTCAGTTGGTAAGTCAAAATCCTTggtttccaaatttgatgaaatggatGCAAAGTTTGAAGAGATTATGTTAGAGGATTACTAA
- a CDS encoding Mrps8 protein (S. cerevisiae homolog MRPS8 is structural constituent of mitochondrial small ribosomal subunit) → MSTSLVTLSRFCAHMKNCLNVTLAKTAVPYNRTNLQVAIQLYNQGFISGIQRGSNTGPDLIPSDVTPDNINTRRIWLDLKYRNNLPVISKIEMVSKPSKKVELSAEDVKTLASGMKVRRIDQLQPAECLFIEHENQLYEINDAAKKGLGGQALFRVR, encoded by the coding sequence ATGTCAACTTCATTAGTCACTTTATCTAGGTTCTGCGCCCATATGAAGAACTGCCTTAATGTGACGCTAGCCAAAACTGCTGTTCCATATAATAGAACGAACTTGCAAGTAGCTATTCAATTATATAATCAAGGTTTCATTTCAGGAATACAACGAGGATCGAATACTGGCCCTGACTTGATACCTTCTGACGTCACTCCAGATAACATAAATACGAGAAGGATATGgttggatttgaaatacaGAAACAACTTACCGGTGATATCCAAGATCGAAATGGTTTCCAAGCCAAGTAAAAAAGTTGAACTAAGTGCGGAAGATGTAAAAACATTGGCTTCCGGAATGAAGGTCAGAAGAATTGATCAGTTACAACCTGCTGAAtgtttgtttattgaaCACGAGAATCAACTATACGAAATCAATGATGCAGCAAAGAAAGGTTTGGGTGGTCAAGCTTTATTTAGGGTGAGGTAG
- a CDS encoding predicted membrane transporter translates to MSSISSLSITVPQQVIHSSSRHDSSGNRSIDVHDIELQNIGQTYADTNKASGLQYDPYREQTHQLGTSLRRRRPSSATDLTNNSVGLMYGSEANPHEFPEGGKEANLVLLGSFLGLVADFGIPNALGAIESYVSSNQLKDVSKADVGWVFSLHLGVMYLGGVFFGELFDTYGAKKPLIGGTILMCAGLFCTAECKTLYQFVLSFSVLTAIGTSVAMSPLIGALSHWFLKKRAMACSIATIGGLVGGSCFAIMLQQLYDKIGYKNAIRVLSCICFFCMGCAILLVRERKVRTGDAGGRNSPANRSGRNSVAELESIEEEIAIVREESVEQPAWSKIAGFVKGALDFSVLKDMKFVSLTWGVFLAEVVSMTTLTYLGSYALEYDVSDTSSYLLLTIINVCGIPSRLLSGIFADKYGRFNMMMFSSTFTTIFIFGLWYPAKSATLLYVFGVMFGISSSAVISLIPACTGQICSSERFGKVYGTLYFFLGILTILGMYFATLVIGKGTKSNYSNFVLFEGALSATSILVWIWAKYSAVGWRWCKF, encoded by the coding sequence ATgagttcaatttcttcattatcaattaCAGTTCCACAACAAGTTATCCATTCATCATCTCGTCATGACTCAAGTGGCAATAGGTCCATAGACGTCCATGACATTGAGCTACAAAATATTGGGCAGACGTATGCAGACACCAACAAAGCCTCAGGATTACAGTATGATCCTTACCGTGaacaaactcatcaattgGGGACATCTCTCCGTCGACGCCGGCCAAGCAGTGCCACAGATCTCACCAACAACTCAGTTGGGTTAATGTATGGAAGTGAGGCAAATCCTCATGAGTTTCCAGAAGGAGGAAAGGAGGCCAACTTGGTACTTCTTGGTTCATTTCTTGGATTGGTTGCTGATTTCGGTATCCCCAATGCCTTAGGAGCAATTGAGTCATACGTCTCCTCGAACCAATTAAAAGATGTTTCAAAGGCTGACGTGGGGTGGGTGTTTTCCTTGCACTTGGGTGTGATGTATCTTGGAGGGGTATTTTTTGGAGAATTGTTTGACACGTATGGTGCTAAGAAGCCCTTGATTGGCGGTACAATTTTAATGTGCGCTGGGTTGTTTTGTACTGCAGAGTGCAAAACATTATACCAATTTGTTCTAAGCTTTTCCGTTTTAACAGCAATTGGGACAAGTGTTGCCATGTCACCGTTGATTGGAGCTTTGAGTCATTGGTTTCTCAAGAAAAGAGCAATGGCGTGCTCAATCGCTACAATTGGCGGCTTAGTCGGAGGTTCATGCTTTGCGATTATGTTGCAGCAGTTATATGACAAAATTGGGTATAAGAATGCAATCCGGGTGTTGAGCTGTATATGCTTCTTCTGTATGGGCTGTGCTATTTTGCTAGTTCGTGAGAGGAAGGTGAGAACGGGAGATGCCGGTGGAAGAAATAGCCCCGCAAACAGAAGTGGTCGCAATTCAGTTGCAGAATTGGAACTGATTGAAGAGGAGATTGCTATTGTTCGTGAGGAGAGTGTTGAACAACCCGCTTGGTCGAAAATAGCAGGGTTTGTCAAAGGCGCGTTGGACTTTTCAGTTTTGAAGGATATGAAGTTTGTGTCATTGACATGGGGTGTATTTCTAGCCGAGGTTGTCTCGATGACCACTTTGACCTATTTGGGGTCGTATGCGTTGGAGTACGACGTTAGTGACACTCTGTCGTACTTGCTATTGACAATCATTAACGTGTGTGGTATTCCATCTCGGTTGCTATCGGGGATATTCGCTGACAAATATGGTAGGTTCAACATGATGATGTTCTCGTCAACGTTCACGACTATATTTATCTTCGGTCTTTGGTACCCAGCTAAAAGCGCAACCTTACTATATGTATTTGGCGTGATGTTTGGTATATCTTCATCGGCTGTGATATCTTTGATACCAGCTTGCACTGGCCAGATATGTTCGTCAGAACGGTTTGGCAAAGTGTATGGTACTttgtatttctttttggggATCTTGACCATATTGGGTATGTATTTTGCTACCTTAGTGATTGGGAAGGGCACCAAGAGTAACTACAGTAACTTTGTTTTATTCGAAGGAGCATTGAGTGCAACATCTATATTGGTGTGGATTTGGGCTAAATACAGTGCTGTTGGATGGAGATGGTGCAAATTCTGA
- a CDS encoding Zrt2 zinc transporter: protein MSEQSSIGALFEYLNKRDECESGNDYDGEQFGARISAIFVIMVTSAFGAYFPILSSRYSFIRLPWWCFFGAKYFGSGVIVATAFIHLLEPASDALGDECLTGVITEYPWAFGICLMTLFVLFFFELIAYRMIDRKIGAMSDDIEEGGAGGHSHSHFGDESLYVKKKVNPKKEEVEDDTELDGSGHETDKQLGANPYPNHFQHGNEHQDPSVMGTPVNDQSKEQYYGQLLNVFVLEFGIIFHSVFIGLSLAVAGDEFKTLYIVLVFHQMFEGLGLGTRIATTNWDKHRFTPWLLALGYTVCTPISIAIGIGVRHSYPPGSRRSLITNGVFDSISAGILVYTGLVELMAHEFLYSGEFKGPNGFRKMLAAYFVMCWGAGLMALLGKWA, encoded by the coding sequence ATGAGTGAGCAAAGCAGTATAGGTGCTTTATTCGAATACTTGAACAAACGAGATGAATGTGAGAGTGGTAACGACTATGATGGTGAACAATTTGGTGCTCGTATTTCAGCCATTTTCGTAATTATGGTTACTTCAGCTTTCGGAGCATACTTCCCTATCCTTTCATCAAGATATTCATTCATCAGATTGCCATGGTGGTGTTTCTTTGGTGCTAAATATTTTGGAAGTGGTGTCATCGTAGCAACTGCATTTATTCATTTGTTGGAGCCAGCCTCTGATGCTTTAGGAGATGAATGTTTAACCGGAGTCATTACTGAATACCCATGGGCATTTGGTATCTGTCTAATGactttgtttgttttattctttttcgaATTGATTGCTTATCGTATGATTGATAGAAAGATTGGTGCTATGAGTGATGACATTGAAGAAGGTGGTGCTGGTGGTCACTCTCACTCCCATTTCGGCGATGAATCTTTATAcgtgaagaagaaggttaATCCAAAAAAAGAGGAAGTAGAAGACGATACCGAGTTGGATGGTTCTGGACACGAGACTGATAAGCAACTTGGTGCCAACCCATATCCAAACCATTTCCAACATGGCAATGAACATCAAGATCCAAGTGTAATGGGAACACCAGTCAACGATCAAAGTAAAGAACAATATTATGGACAATTGCTtaatgtttttgttttggaatttgGTATCATTTTCCACTCAGTATTCATTGGCTTATCATTGGCTGTTGCAGGTGACGAGTTCAAAACTCTCTACATTGTTTTAGtctttcatcaaatgtTCGAAGGTTTAGGTTTAGGTACTAGAATTGCCACCACCAACTGGGACAAGCATAGATTCACACCTTGGTTATTGGCACTTGGTTACACTGTTTGTACTCCAATTTCCATTGCCATCGGTATCGGTGTGAGGCACTCATATCCACCAGGATCAAGAAGATCATTAATCACCAATGGTGTTTTCGACTCAATTTCTGCAGGTATTTTGGTTTACACCGgtcttgttgaattgatggCCCATGAATTTTTGTACAGTGGGGAATTCAAAGGTCCTAATGGTTTCCGTAAGATGTTGGCAGCTTACTTTGTTATGTGTTGGGGTGCTGGTTTGATGGCCTTGCTAGGCAAGTGGGCATAA
- a CDS encoding Fmp21 protein (S. cerevisiae homolog FMP21 localizes to mitochondrion) — MLPVKYTISKLYLKATRPSAQLPRHYSVPPKFAQQHRGPPKLPKHEQEEFERLQNIAQSQIAIEDYNDRLLAAQREAAAAASGSITHEANDEVKPPVVNDNSDIGTFAYLKTIPEFEGDVNPSTGEIGGPKQDPLKQSDEWTYNGRTIDF, encoded by the coding sequence ATGCTTCCGGTAAAATACACTATAAGTAAGCTTTATTTGAAAGCAACGAGGCCATCGGCGCAACTTCCACGCCACTATTCCGTTCCACCGAAATTTGCCCAACAACATCGCGGCCCACCAAAACTTCCCAAAcatgaacaagaagaatttgaaagattaCAAAACATAGCACAGTCTCAGATTGCTATTGAGGACTATAATGACCGGCTACTAGCTGCACAACGTGAAGCTGCAGCTGCAGCTAGTGGCTCCATAACTCACGAAgcaaatgatgaagtaAAACCACCTGTGGTGAATGACAACTCGGACATCGGTACATTCGCTTACTTGAAAACTATTCCGGAATTTGAAGGAGATGTGAATCCTAGCACTGGTGAAATTGGTGGTCCTAAGCAAGATCCATTGAAACAAAGTGATGAGTGGACTTACAATGGTCGCACCATTGACTTTTAA
- a CDS encoding arylformamidase, with the protein MLKRYTTYRPFTRLFTSPMTTSRQLDPASLHNPYFNLKPGQKDIWSLINETAAEAQEENPDRKIVNLGQGFFSYSPPEFAIQAVDDALSKPQFNQYAPARGNPNLLKQVAAHYSKSYGRNVPVEEVQITTGANEGMFAVFFGFLTPGDEAIVFEPFFDQYIPNIEMTGAKVKYVEIKYPKKLDTETVKASDWEIDWEQLEKSINDKTKLIVINTPHNPIGKVFTKKELHRIGELVIKHNLILVSDEVYENLYFTPDFPRPANLKSLPELKERTLTVGSAGKSFAATGWRVGYIQGPAALIKYVAAAHTRICFSTPHPLQQAVAQAFEQADKLDYFNKVKGEYVKKYELFTKVFDDLGLPYTVSEGGYFLLVNLSKLKIPIDYEFPEAISSRGTLDFKLAYWLIKEIGVVGIPPTEFLIEERRQGNGLENCVRFAVCKDDEVLEEAVEKLKTLKDYL; encoded by the coding sequence ATGTTGAAAAGATATACTACCTATAGACCATTCACAAGGCTTTTCACATCCCCGATGACAACTTCAAGACAATTAGATCCTGCTTCATTGCACAACCCATACTTTAACCTCAAACCTGGACAAAAGGATATTTGGTCTTTGATTAACGAGACAGCGGCTGAAGCGCAGGAAGAAAATCCGGATAGGAAAATAGTCAATTTAGGGCAAGGTTTCTTTTCCTATAGCCCACCTGAGTTTGCAATTCAAGCTGTCGATGATGCGTTGTCAAAACCACAGTTTAACCAATATGCGCCAGCCAGAGGTAACccaaatttattgaaacaagtGGCTGCACACTACTCTAAGAGTTATGGCCGCAATGTGCCTGTTGAAGAAGTGCAAATTACAACCGGAGCAAATGAAGGTATGTTTGCGGTATTTTTTGGATTCTTGACCCCAGGAGATGAAGCTATAGTATTTGAGCcattttttgatcaatataTTCCAAACATTGAAATGACCGGTGCTAAAGTAAAATACGTTGAGATAAAGTATCCTAAGAAGTTGGATACTGAAACAGTGAAAGCTTCAGATTGGGAAATTGACTGggaacaattggaaaagagtATCAATGACAAgaccaaattgattgtcATCAATACTCCTCATAACCCAATTGGTAAGGTTTTTACAAAAAAGGAACTCCACAGAATTGGTGAATTAGTGATCAAGCACAACTTGATTTTGGTCAGTGATGAAGTTTACGAGAATTTGTACTTTACACCTGATTTTCCAAGACCTGCAAACTTGAAATCCTTACCTGAGTTGAAGGAGCGTACCTTGACAGTTGGTTCTGCCGGTAAATCTTTTGCAGCTACAGGATGGAGAGTTGGCTATATCCAAGGACCAGCTGCTTTGATCAAATACGTTGCCGCTGCGCATACCAGAATTTGTTTCTCGACTCCACACCCATTGCAACAAGCAGTAGCTCAAGCATTTGAACAAGCAGACAAGCTCGACTATTTCAATAAAGTTAAGGGTGAGTATGTAAAAAAATATGAGTTGTTTACTAAggtatttgatgatttgggATTGCCATACACTGTATCTGAAGGTGGATATTTCCTCTTGGTCAATTTATCCAAGTTGAAAATACCAATTGATTATGAGTTCCCCGAAGCCATTTCAAGTAGAGGAACATtagatttcaaattggctTATTGGTTGATCAAGGAGATTGGTGTTGTGGGAATCCCGCCAACAGAGTTCTTAATCGAAGAGAGAAGACAGGGTAATGGATTAGAGAACTGTGTTCGATTTGCCGTTTgtaaagatgatgaagttttgGAAGAAGCAGTAGAGAAATTAAAGACGTTGAAGGACTATTTATAG